The Candidatus Neomarinimicrobiota bacterium nucleotide sequence ACAGTTCACCGACGGCTTCCATGACCCGAACGGCCGCATCCGTGACCTCAGTTCCAACACCATCGCCGGGCAACACTATGACGTTTTTCGTCATCATCACCGTTCCACCATTCCGGTCTGCCGTGCGTATTCAAAGATCCCGCCGGCTTCTACAATTTCGGCGACACTGCCCAGCGGCTTCAGACCGTAACTCGTGCCCTGGGTCAGGTTCTTCATCTCATTCTTGTCGCGGTCGATCTCCAATTCATCATAAGTCTCGACTTCTTCACTCAGGTCCCGGACGCTCTCAAACGGAACGATAAATCCGCCGTCCACGGAATTCCGATAAAAGATCCGCGCATACGTTGGTGCAACCACCGCTTTAGCTCCGGCAATCATGAGCGATTCCGGTGCATGTTCCCGTGAGGAACCGCATCCGAAGTTCGGGCCGGCCACTACAATTTGAAAATCCGACTCGAATTTTTCCGGGTCGGTAAACGGGATGTTCCCCTGCGGCAGCCCGGATTCCGCATCCGGCACGCCGGAAAGTGCGTACCGTCCGTAAAATTTACGTTCCTCCGGATCCTCCAGGCTGTATACCAAATGCTTGGCCGGAATAATCTGATCCGTATCGATGTTTTTGCCCAATACGAAGGCTTTTCCTTTGATTTTGTCTTGTGACATGTCTGCTGTGTGCTCCGAAATTCTCTGGTTCGTTTTTATTCAAATATTAAAATATTTACTGTAGGGACATGCCATGGCACGTCTCTACAGATTTAATTGATTTTCTAAAAATGCTCCCTCGGATCGGTGATCTTCCCGGTCAGTGCTGATGCCGCGACTGTATACGGCGACGCCAGGTAGACCTGTGACTCCTTGGATCCCATCCGCCCCGGAAAGTTCCGGTTCGTTGTGGAGATACAAACCTCCGGCCCGTTCAACCGGCCGAATGTATCCGACGGCCCGCCGAGGCATGCTGCGCACGACGCCTCGCCAATTTCCGCTCCGGCGGCTTCAAAGATCTCCATATAGGTCTGGCCGTTCATCTTCTCCGTCCGGAGACGTTCCGCCACTTCCGTGGATGCCGGCACGATAAACGTATCCAGTTTCACCTGTTCGCCCTTCAGGAGTTCGGCAGCGGCGACAAAGTCGGAAAACTTCCCGCCGGTACACGATCCGATGTAAGCCCGTGTCAACTCGGTGCCTTTCACTTCTTCCACAGTCGCTTTGTTGTCCGGCGAGTGCGGCTTGGCTACCATCGGCAGCATCTTGTCTGCGCGATATTCGTACACGCTGTGATACTCAGCATCCTCGTCGCTGTGCACCGGGTTGAATTCGTGATCAGTGCGGGCTTTGACGTAATCATATGTCACCTGATCCGGATTGATAACTCCGTTTTTGCCCCCGGCCTCAATGACCATGTTGGTCAGCGTCATCCGGGCTTCCATATCCATGGCTTCAATGCTGGTACCGGCGAACTCCATGGTGCGGTAGGTGGCGCCGTCCACACCGATATCACCGATGATCTGGAGGATAATATCTTTGGCCATGATGTACGGCGGAATCTCCCCATCGAAGACAAACTTCATCGTCTCGGGTACTTTCACCCAGAGTTTTCCGGTGCCCATGATAAAGGCCGCGTCGGTGTTGCCGATGCCCGTGGCAAACTCGCCGAAGGCTCCGGCTGTACAGGTGTGTGAATCGGTGCCGAACAGCACTTCGCCGGGTCGTGTAAAACCTTCTTCCGGCATGGCGACGTGGCAGACACCCTTGTACCGATCGGTGCCGACGTCATAGTAATACGGCAGATCCTGTTCGTCCGCGAAATCCCGCAAAATGTCCACGTTCCGGTTCGCGTACTTGTCTTCCGTGAATATGTAGTGATCCGGGATAATCACCAATTTCTCTTTATCCCAGACCTGGGCTTTATCGCCGAATTGCTTTTTGAAAATTCCAATCGAAGGTGGCCCGCAGACATCGTGCGTCATTAAAACGTCCACATCCACCCAAACATTATCTCCCGGCTTCACGGATTCGTTTCCGCTGTGCCGCGCCAAAACCTTCTCTGTTAATGTCATTCCCATTAGATCTATTACCGTCTTTCCTTTTCTTGGAATTAGTAGATGCTCATGTAATCCTGAATTTTTTCATTGGAAAAATCTTTTGAATAGGTCCCGTCGCCATTTGAAGAACCGTTACCGCTTCCATTGAAATTCGATGCCAGCGCTTTCAATTCATCGTCTTTGACAATTTTCTTTTCGTCTGCCAGGTTGATAAACGCCTTGTAGACCTGGTCCACCTGTTTCTTGGACAGGTCAAAACCGAGCTCTCCCAGGCGAATTTTCAGTGCATGCCGTCCCGAGTGTTTACCGAGTACCAACTTATTCTTCGGGATACCTACCGATTGCGGCGTCATAATCTCGTAGGTCATCGGATTCTTCAGTACGCCGTCCTGGTGGATACCGGCTTCGTGCGCAAAGGCGTTATCGCCCACCACTGCTTTATTCCGCTGGACGCCATTGCCGGTGATCTCCGCCAGTAACTTGCTGGCCGGGAAGATCTCTTCCGTCTGAATCCGGGTATCCTGCTCAAATTCTTCCTGCCGGGTGCGTATTGCCATTACGATTTCTTCCAGCGAGGCGTTTCCGGCGCGCTCTCCAATGCCATTAATGGTACATTCAACCTGTTGAGCCCCATTCTGGAGCGCCATGATGGAGTTTGCTACGGCTACGCCAAGGTCATTGTGGCAGTGGACACTCAGAATGGCATCATCAATATTCGGTACGTTCTCCTTGATTCCCTTGATCAGGTCACCAAATTCCGTTGGCATGGCATAGCCCACCGTATCCGGCACATTAATGACGGTGGCGCCGGCATCGATGACCGCGGTAAATACTTCGTACAGAAATTCCCGATCGCTGCGGGAGGCATCCTCAGCGGAAAACTCCACGTCGTCACAATATGATTTGGCATATTTTACGGCCTCAACGGCGCTCTCCAGCACCTCTACTCTGGACTTTTTGAGCTTGTATTTCATATGGATATCCGAGGTGGCAATAAATGTGTGAATCCTGGGATATTTCGCATGCTGCAGTGCTTCCCAGGCGCGGTCGATATCCTGTTTTTTCGTCCGGCATAATCCGGCTACGCTGCACTCCGTGATCCGCTCTGCCACCTTTTTCACTGCGATAAAATCACCATCGGATGCGATTGGAAAGCCGGCTTCAATGACGTCAACCCGCAACTTTTCCAGCTGGTCAGCCATCTGGAGTTTCTCCTCCAGGTTCATACTGTATCCCGGCGATTGTTCTCCGTCTCGTAATGTGGTATCGAAAATGTGTACTCGGCTTTCCATTGGTTTATTCTCCTCGAAAAAGTTTCTTATGAATCAGTTGTCATCTGTTGAATTTGCAGTCTCTTGAGCTGTAACTGGGATAGATTGCCCCATAGTCGTTCATGACTATCCCAATAGCTGGGCTGCCGCCTCCTCTGTTTCATGAGAACTCTCCTGTTTCTGAGTTTTATTTTTTGTCAAGTAATACGAAAGACTGTCGATCAACGCCTGCCAGCTGGCCTCGATGATATTTTCCGACACGCCTACGGTGCCCCAGGAATTGCCGTTCTGGCTGGACTCGATCAGCACCCGGACTTTCGCTCCAGTGCCGTCCTTTTCGTTGAGCACCCGGACCTTATAATCCGTCAGGTGCATCCCGTCCACCTCTGGATAAAATTCGTGGAGCGCTTTCCGAAGAGCCCTGTCCAGCGCGTGGACCGGCCCGTTCCCCTCGGCGGCGGTATGCTCGGTTTTCCCGTTTACGTTCAAACGAATGGTCGCCTCGGAACGCGTGGCGTTGTTCATATTTTTTTCGGTCATAATACGGAAGCCTTCCAGTTCGACGGCGTCTTCCCACTCGCCGGTCATCTTTCTGACCAGAAGTTCGAATGAGGCTTCCGCCGCCTCGAACTGGTAACCGTCGTTTTCAAGCTCTTTGAGTTTCTGGACGATCTTCGGCACATCTTTGCCGTTGCCGGACAGGTCGATATCCAGCTCATTCGCTTTATACTTCACATTGCTCTTACCAGAGAGGTCGGAAACCAACACTCGCCGCTGATTACCCACACTCTCCGGTTCGATGTGTTCGTATGTGCGCTCTTCCTTCATCACAGCGCTCACATGCACACCGCCCTTGTGAGCGAATGCACTCTTCCCGACAAACGGGAGGTTATCCTGGTGTGTCAGATTCGCCAACTCACTTACGAAATGTGAAACCGATGTCAATTCTTTAATGTTTTCGTCCGGCACACACTGATAATCCCCCTTCACCTGCAGGTTCGGGATAATCGAACAGAGATTAGCGTTTCCACATCGCTCCCCGTACCCGTTGATAGTGCCCTGCACGTGCTCACATCCGGCCTGTACCGCTGCAACGCTGTTTGCCACCGCCACCTCGGAATCATTATGGGCATGGATGCCTAATTTGGTCTGCGTATATCGCTTCACATCTTTGATGATTTTCGTCATCTCCTGTGGAAGAGTTCCGCCGTTGGTATCGCACAAGACAATGATGTCTGCTCCGGCAGATTCCGCTGCACGCAACGTTTTCATGGCGTATTCGGAGTTTGCCTTGTACCCATCAAAAAAGTGCTCGGCATCGTAGATGACTTCCTTGTCGTGCTGTTTCAGGAATTCCACCGAATTCCGGATGAGGTCAAGGTTCTCTTCCGGTTTAATCTTCAGAGCCTGCTCTACATGGAGGATCCAGGATTTCCCAAAGATGCAAACCACAGGCGTCTCCGCATCGATGAGCGCTTTGAGGTTCTTATCGTCCTCCGGACCGTGTCCGGCCCGCTGGGTGCTGCCGAAGGCCACAATCTTCGCATGGGAGAAAGTTTCGTTTTTCGCCCGATCGAAGAATTCCATATCCTTAGGATTGGACCCCGGCCATCCGCCTTCAATGTAATCGATACCGAAATCGTCCAACCGATGTGCGATGCGCACCTTGTCCTCAGCGGAAAAGGCAACCTTTTCGCCCTGTGTTCCATCCCGCAATGTGGTATCGAATACGTCTATATGTTTTACACCCATGTTCTATTTATCCTTCGTCTTTGTTTATCCATTGCATCAAATCACGTAATTTTTTTCCGACTTGCTCGATCTGCAGGTTTTCGTGTTCTCTCCGTGAAGCCTCCAGCACCGGACGACCTGCTTTATTCTCCAGGATCCAGTCCCGGGCAAATTTCCCGTTCTGCACATTTTCCAGGATCTGCTGCATATGCTCTTTCGTTTCGTCGGTGATAACTTTCGGGCCGCGGGTCATTCCGCCGTATTCAGCCGTGTCACTCACCGAATAGTACATGCCACCGATGCCGCCTTCGTAAAAAAGATCGACAATCAGTTTGAGTTCGTGCAGGCACTCGAAGTAGGCGATTTCCGGCTGGTATCCGGCGTTGGTCAGCGTCTCAAATCCGGCCTTCACCAGTTCGGATACGCCGCCGCAGAGCACGGCCTGTTCGCCAAAGAGATCTGTTTCGGTTTCCTCTTCAAAAGTCGTCTCAATTGCGCCGGCCTTGGTTCCGCCAATGCCTTTGGTGTATGCCAAAGCCACATCTTTGGCACTGCCTGATGCGTCCTGGTGGACTGCCACGAGGCACGGAACGCCGCCACCCTGGGTGTATACGCGTCGGACAAGATGCCCGGGGCCTTTGGGGGCCACCATGAATACGTCCACATTATCGGGCGGAGAAATCTGGTTGAAATGAATGTTGAATCCGTGTGCAAAGGCCAGGGCGTTTCCGTCCTCAAGGTTCGGACGAATATCGGCTTCGTATGCCTCAACTTGTGTTTGATCCGGTATTAATACCATAATAATATCGCCCTGTTTTGCCGCCTCAGCCGTCGTGGCCACCTGTAACCCAGCTTCCTCAGCCTTCGGCCAGGACGAGCTCTCCTTCCGGAGCCCTACCACCACATCAACACCGCTCTCATGTAAGTTCAACGCGTGTGCGTGTCCCTGACTTCCGTAACCGAGGACGGCCACGGTTTTTCCATCCAACAATCCAAGATCTGCGTCATTCTCGTAATACGTTTTCATCTACCGTCTACTCCACCTTTTCATAATTATCATTAACTACTATCATGTTTGGCCATGGAATTCGCGTTTTAATGCCACCGAACCAGTACGCGCCACCTCTACTATGCCGAACTGCTTCAGCATGCCAAGCGCAGCGTTTACCTTATCCTGGCTTCCGGTGGCTTCCACCGTCATACTCTCCGGGCTGATATCGATGATCTTGGCCCGAAATACGTTGACGATCTGCATGATCTCCGAGCGGCTCGCTTTGGGTGCGTTCACCTTAATCAACGCCAGTTCGCGTTCCACGAACGCGTCGTACGTCAAATCCTGTACCTTCAACACGTCTACTACCTTGTGCAGCTGCTTTGTAATCTGCTCGATGATCTGCTCGTCACCGTGGGTGGTAATAGTGATCCGCGCCATGCCGGGTTCCTGTCCCTGTCCGAAGCTGATACTATCGATATCGAACCCGCGACCGCTGAACAGCCCGACGATCCGGGACAACGCGTTGAAGTTATTCTTGACGTATACGGAGATTGTGTGTTTCTTGGTTGAGGTTTCCACTGCCGTTTGCTCCATTATTCCTCGCCTTCCACCATTTCGTCCAACGCCGCACCTGCCGGTACCATCGGATAGCAGTTCTCATCTTTCGTCACATGGAAATCCATAATGACAGGCCGATCATTGATTTCCATGGCTTTTTCCAGTACTTCTTCCATCTCTGCAGGCGTTTTCGCCCGGAAACCGGCGGCGCCGTAGCTCTCAGCAAGTTTCACGAAATCCGGATTCGACGACTCCAAATGCGTATGCGCATATCGTTCTTCATAGAAGAGTTCCTGCCATTGTCGTACCATCCCGAGCCAACCATTGTTCAGAATAGCCACCTTTACCGGCACTTTATATTGCACAGCGGTAGCCAGTTCGAACGCCGTCATCTGAAATCCGCCATCACCCGTCACACAGAATACCGTGCGATCCGGTTTGCCGATGGCGGCCCCCATGGCTGCCGGGAATCCGTATCCCATGGTCCCAAGCCCACCGGATGACAGCATAGATCGCGGATGGTTAAACTTGTAATGCTGGGCCAGCCACATCTGATGCTGCCCCACATCAGCCACCATCAGAGCCTCGCCCCTGGTGACTTCGGAGATCTTTTCGATCATATACTGGGGCGTAATTTCATCCTCCGAATACGGCACCTTCAGCGGGTGCTCTTCTTTCCATTGATTTATTGTGCTCCACCAGTTATCAATCTGCGGAGCGTCTGCCATTCGGGTCAGTTCCGGGAGAACTTCTTTCACGTTCCCGACTATTGGCACTTCGACTTCTACATTTTTGGAGATACAGGATGGATCGATGTCGATATGGATTTTCTTGGATTTCTGCGAAAACCCGTCCAGCCGACCGGTCACCCGATCGTCAAATCGCGCACCGACAGCCAGCAGCACGTCACATTCTGTGATTGCCATATTGGCGTACCAGGTTCCGTGCATGCCCAGCATTCCCAGGGACTGCGACCGTGTTTCAGGAAATCCGCCCAGCCCCATCAAAGTTGTGGTTATCGGGATATTGGTCTTCTCTACTAATTCTGTTAATTCAGAGGCCGCATCGCCAAGATTGACACCGCCACCAGCATAGATGAGGGGGCGTTCTGCCTCGCTCAGCATTTTGGCAGCTTTGGCAATCTGGCTATGGTGTCCCCGGGTTACTGGTTTGTAACCCGGGATTTTCACCTTACCTGATCCCCGGTAAGTCCCGGTAGTTTTGACCATGTCTTTCGGCAGATCAACTACCACCGGACCGGGGCGCCCTGAATTTGCAATATGGAATGCTTCGTGGATCACCGTTTCTAATTCGTTGACATCTTTCACCAAATAGCTGTGCTTGGTGATGGGACGCGTAATTCCAATGATATCCGCCTCCTGAAATGCATCGTTCCCGATCATACCAGAGGGGACCTGCCCCGTAAAGACTACCATCGGAACGGAATCCATATTCGCAGTGGCTATACCGGTCACCGTATTCGTGCCACCCGGCCCTGACGTTACCAGTACGACACCTGGTTTCCCGGTTGCGCGAGCGTACCCGTCGGCAGCGTGCGTGCCACCCTGCTCGTGACGAATCAAATAATGTGTGAAACCGGATTTCTGATATAAATGATCATATATCGGAAGAACAGCTCCACCAGGATATCCAAATACGGTATCCACGCCGACATCCTCCAGTGTCCGAACAAATATTTCCGCTCCGGTTAATTCTTTCGTTTCACCACTTTGGGCTCCCTCTGGTCGAGCCCCATTTGTGTTCTGCTGCTTTTCTTTTTCTATTGTCGCGACGTCAGGTGTCATTTGTTACCTCCACGGTATGTCAACGCATTGTTACGTTGTTCGCTTGTGTTAAATTCCGAATATATCGCATCAGCACGATCTTGAAATAGCATAGTGCGAAAGCTGGGTAGTCGCATCACTCCTATTGAAAAAGCGATTTCGGCATGATCCCAGCTGACCGATGTATCATCTTTGGTAAATTGTGTCAAATGCGTCATAGTTTTTTGCATTTCTATAAATCCTCCACGTCGTAGTGCAATCGCACTTCGCCCTGAGGTCAATTCATTGTCACTTCATTTGTGGTTGGGAAATCGGAGCGGTTTGCCCCGAGTGCAGGAATTGACCTCTGAGCCGTGTATTTAGTTGCTAATTCGTAGGCTCGAGATCATTCCTACAATCACTACTAGACCTAGAATTAGGCTGCTAATTCGTAGATCGGAAAGAATAATGATGCTAATTGCAGGAATGGAACTAATGGAGAGTGGAGTCAACAGATCGCGGTGGGGCGGTGCGGCAGCAACTGCCTCACTTGTGCGTCCCATCGAATTTTTCTGCCGAACTCTCATAATTCTTCTTCGTTTTTCTCCATCAATTGAACACAAAGGTATCCGAACAGATTTTCTAAGTCAAGCGGAAAATGCTGGATATTTCCTATCTCACTCTATCCCGGGAGATTAATTCTAAAATTTCCGATGAAAGCCGGGATCGTATCCGAACATCCTCCGCCGCTTGGTAATATCGGCAGTGACATAAAACATCTTTAACGCGGCGAGGTTCCCTTACAATAATTCGAGTCATTCTTTTTCAGAAAATTTATGAACGGGAACCTTGAATTTAAAAAAGCACTTGATTGATAAATAAAATACTTTTAACCTTTCCTTGCTTTTGACAGCAGCAAATTCATTCAAACTGGAAAAATTCAGATGAACACTCATTGCCAAATGGTTTCGAACTTGTGTATGATGTGTATGATGAAGGACTGCGTATGACCATTTGGTGAGGCGCCAAAATTAGCATTTTGCATGACAAAGGCTCACCAAGTGGTGAGCCTTTTTTATTTTATCAAACACAAACACAAGGGAGAATCCCATGAGTACAGAGAACAAACAGCATTACGAAACCCTGCAGATTCACGCGGGGCAGGAACCGGATCCGGCCACGAAGTCCCGGGCGGTTCCCATATATCAGACGACCTCTTACACCTTCGATGATACCGATCATGCTGCCAGACTGTTCGGGCTGGAAGAGTTCGGCAACATCTACACACGGATAATGAATCCGACCAATGATGTGTTCGAGAAACGGATCGCGGCGCTGGAGGGTGGCGCGGCAGCGGTGGCCACCGGCTCCGGACAGGCTGCACAATTCCTGGCTATCTCCACCATTATGGGCGCGGGAGACAACATTGTTTCCTCCTCCCATCTTTACGGCGGAACATACAACCAATTTAAAGTAAGCCTTCCCCGGTTGGGCATCGATACGAAATTCGTCGACGGTACCGATCTGGATCAGGTCCGAGATGCCATCGATGAAAATACCAAAGCAGTGTATGCCGAAAGTATCGGGAATCCCGGGTATTATGTTCCGGACTTCGAAGGGCTGGCGGAGATCGCACATGAAAACAATATCCCGTTTATCGTGGATAATACATTCGGTGCGGCCGGGTACCTGGTGCGTCCGATTGAATACGGAGCGGATATCGTAGTGCAGTCAGCTACCAAGTGGATAGGTGGTCACGGTACGGCTATCGGGGGCGTCGCTGTAGATTCAGGGAACTTCGACTGGGGCAATGGTAAGTTTCCGGCCTTTACCGAGCCATCTCCAGCCTATCATGGTTTGGTTTTCTGGGATGTGTTCGGTCCCGAAGGCCCATTCGGTAATATTGCGTTTGCCGTACGTGCCCGAGTGGAAGGCCTTCGGGATTTCGGTGCAGCGCCGTCTCCGTTTAATTCCTTCCTCCATATCCAGGGATTGGAGACTCTCTCCCTCAGAGTACAGCGCCACGTGGACAACGCCATGGAACTGGCGAAGTGGTTGAAGAGCCATGAGAAGGTTTCATGGGTCAATTATCCCGGATTGCCGGATCATCCGACGCACGATAACGCTCAGAAATATCTGAAGAATGGCTTTGGGGCTGTCCTTTCGTTTGGCATCAAAGGTGGAATTGAGCAAGGGAAAAAGTTCATTAATTCAGTGGAGTTGGCGAGCCATCTCGCAAACGTTGGTGACGCCAAAACACTGGTGATCCATCCGGCATCCACCACCCATCAGCAGCTGTCTGAAGAGGAACAGGCTGACACAGGTGTCACGCCGGATCTGGTCCGGGTTTCCGTCGGCATCGAACATATCGATGACATAAAATCCGATTTTGCACAAGCATTCGACCAAATCGGAGGCTAAATTAAGGTTCTATGTCTGAGAAGCTACAAATCTGGTCGCAAGAAGAGCCGTTCCCTCTGGAATATGGGGGAACGCTCCCTTCTTTGCGTCTGGCCTACCACACCTGGGGCACGCTAAATGATGCTGGCGACAACGTCATTCTGATCACACACGCGTTGACCGGCAGCAGCGATGTGACCGAATGGTGGGACCCGACGCTGGGACCGGGTAATCCCCTCGATTCCGAAGAATACTGTATTATCTGTATTAACAACCTTGGCTCACCCTACGGGTCCACCAGTCCATTGACGTATTCTCAAGAAAACAGAGATCCCACCACCTTTCCGTTAATCACCATTCGCGACACTGTTCACGCACACAAATTATTACTCGATGATCTTGGAGTCACTGCACTCCGCTCTGTCATCGGTGGATCGATGGGCGGCATGCTGAGCCTGGAATGGGCATTGCTCTATCCTGAGTACGTCCAGTCTATCGTATCCATCGGGAGTTCAGCCCGGCATTCGGCCTGGTGTATCGGGATCAGTGCGATGCAGCGGGATGCAATTAAGGACGATCCCGACTGGAATGGTGGCCATTACGCAAAGAATCAACCAGTAAACGGTCTGGCGCTTGCGCGGAAGATTGCCATGGTTTCGTACCGGAGTTCCGCCTCTTTCCAGAAACGGTTCGGACGGGAATTTCAAAGAGCCGAAGAAAATTACTACACTGTGGAGAGCTACCTGGACTACCAGGGCAATAAACTCGTCAATCGGTTTGACGCCAATTGTTACATCGCACTTACAGAAATTATGGATACACACGATGTGGGTCGAAACCGGGATGGTCACATTGCTGCGCTCAAGCAGATCAATGTTCCTTCCCTTATCATTGGAGTCAGTTCCGATATTCTGTATCCCCCACAAGAACAAAAAGAGCTTGCAGAGTATATTCCCAATTCAAAATATTACGAGATAAATTCGGAGAATGGCCATGACGCCTTTCTCATTGATTTCGACCAGGTCAATGAAGCATTGGAGCAGTTTAAACAAGCCTGGTGGTAAAGGATTATTGTAGGAGTAACCGATGATCGTTTTAAAATTTGGTGGATCTTCCATTAACAGCAGTCAAGCGATTCGGAACGTCGCTGATATTATCTATTCCAAACGCAACCGGCATCCCATCGTAGTTCTTTCTGCTTGTGGCGACACAACCGATAATCTGCTCGCTTCGATTAAGGCTGCCAGAGATGGTGAGTTCGAAACGGCTCTGGCTTCGGTTGATTCCATTTATACTTATCATCAATCTATGGCAGCTGAACTGGAGATTGGTTCGCCATGGAAAGAAAAATTCGAAGAAGAAACCGGCCGTTTCACGGCAGAGTTACGGGAGCTATTGCGTGGCGTCTCCCTTCTCAGAGATATTTCACGAAAATCCATTGATCGCATTGTCTCGTTCGGGGAGCGGTTCTCCACTCTCCTGATGATGTGTCATGTTAACACGCAGGGTATTGATGCCCATCTGGTTGAGTCTCGGGAATTCATGAAAACTACCGATGAACATACCAGGGCTAAGCCGCTTCTGGAGGAATCTGAACCGCTAATTCAATCCACATTCAATCTCCCGGAGGATGACGGAAATTATTCTATCCCGATCGCCCAGGGTTTTATCGGATCAACCCTGGAAGGCGACATTTCAACCCTTGGACGCGGCGGCTCCGATTATACCGCGAGCATTATTGGTGCAGCACTGGAAGCTGAAACCATCGAAATTTGGTCAGATGTGGACGGCATCCTGACTGCAGATCCTACGATTATCGACCACGCCCGGGTCATCAAGGAAATGACTTTCCGTGAAGCCTCTGAGCTGGCGTATTTTGGTGCCCGGGTACTGCATCCGGATACAATACTCCCTGCGGTGGAACTGGATATCCCGATTCAGATTTACAATACCAGGAATCCGGAATCTGATGGGAGTCTTATCCGGCGTGACTTCCCGGATCATCAGGAACAGAAGGTCGTTAAGTCCATTGCCTATAAGGAAGGCATCCAGGTGCTGAATTTAACCTCCACCCGGATGTTTCAGGCGCATGACTTCCTGCGGAAGGTATTTGAAGTCCTGGACAGGCATCAAGTAGTCGCCGATTTGGTATCTACCTCCGAGGTGAGTGTATCCATCGCCTTCGCAAAAGACGTGGACCCGCAACCGCTGATCCATGAAATCAGCAAGTTTTCTACTGTCAGTATGGAAAACAGGAAAGCGATTGTCTGTTTAGTCGGCGAAAATATGCGGGCCTATAAAGGGTTACCGGGGAGAATCTTCAAAGAGTTAGAAAATTTTCACATCAACATGATTTCACAGGGCGCGTCGGAGGTCAACCTCAGCTTCGTTATCGATGAAGCAGATATCGAACCGGTGGTGCGCACACTGCATGATGCGTTTTTTGCTGAGGAAGAGAAGTACTCGCAAAGAACAATGGTCTCAGGGTAAATCTCTCTCTTCAAAAGATTAAAAACTCTTTGGGCATTTCCAGTGAATAGTTAATTCGCCCTCCTGCTATAACCCAGATTCCCGACTCGCCGGACTCTTCCACTGAGCTACTTCAGTATTTTCGGTCGGATAAAGTGCCGCCCATGGTGAGATTTTAACTCTCGTCCTTGTCGCTTCGCTTCTGCGCGAGTGGCAAAGGATTCAATATAGACTAA carries:
- the ilvN gene encoding acetolactate synthase small subunit; the encoded protein is MEQTAVETSTKKHTISVYVKNNFNALSRIVGLFSGRGFDIDSISFGQGQEPGMARITITTHGDEQIIEQITKQLHKVVDVLKVQDLTYDAFVERELALIKVNAPKASRSEIMQIVNVFRAKIIDISPESMTVEATGSQDKVNAALGMLKQFGIVEVARTGSVALKREFHGQT
- the cimA gene encoding citramalate synthase; this encodes MGVKHIDVFDTTLRDGTQGEKVAFSAEDKVRIAHRLDDFGIDYIEGGWPGSNPKDMEFFDRAKNETFSHAKIVAFGSTQRAGHGPEDDKNLKALIDAETPVVCIFGKSWILHVEQALKIKPEENLDLIRNSVEFLKQHDKEVIYDAEHFFDGYKANSEYAMKTLRAAESAGADIIVLCDTNGGTLPQEMTKIIKDVKRYTQTKLGIHAHNDSEVAVANSVAAVQAGCEHVQGTINGYGERCGNANLCSIIPNLQVKGDYQCVPDENIKELTSVSHFVSELANLTHQDNLPFVGKSAFAHKGGVHVSAVMKEERTYEHIEPESVGNQRRVLVSDLSGKSNVKYKANELDIDLSGNGKDVPKIVQKLKELENDGYQFEAAEASFELLVRKMTGEWEDAVELEGFRIMTEKNMNNATRSEATIRLNVNGKTEHTAAEGNGPVHALDRALRKALHEFYPEVDGMHLTDYKVRVLNEKDGTGAKVRVLIESSQNGNSWGTVGVSENIIEASWQALIDSLSYYLTKNKTQKQESSHETEEAAAQLLG
- a CDS encoding 2-isopropylmalate synthase; translation: MESRVHIFDTTLRDGEQSPGYSMNLEEKLQMADQLEKLRVDVIEAGFPIASDGDFIAVKKVAERITECSVAGLCRTKKQDIDRAWEALQHAKYPRIHTFIATSDIHMKYKLKKSRVEVLESAVEAVKYAKSYCDDVEFSAEDASRSDREFLYEVFTAVIDAGATVINVPDTVGYAMPTEFGDLIKGIKENVPNIDDAILSVHCHNDLGVAVANSIMALQNGAQQVECTINGIGERAGNASLEEIVMAIRTRQEEFEQDTRIQTEEIFPASKLLAEITGNGVQRNKAVVGDNAFAHEAGIHQDGVLKNPMTYEIMTPQSVGIPKNKLVLGKHSGRHALKIRLGELGFDLSKKQVDQVYKAFINLADEKKIVKDDELKALASNFNGSGNGSSNGDGTYSKDFSNEKIQDYMSIY
- a CDS encoding 3-isopropylmalate dehydratase large subunit, with product MGMTLTEKVLARHSGNESVKPGDNVWVDVDVLMTHDVCGPPSIGIFKKQFGDKAQVWDKEKLVIIPDHYIFTEDKYANRNVDILRDFADEQDLPYYYDVGTDRYKGVCHVAMPEEGFTRPGEVLFGTDSHTCTAGAFGEFATGIGNTDAAFIMGTGKLWVKVPETMKFVFDGEIPPYIMAKDIILQIIGDIGVDGATYRTMEFAGTSIEAMDMEARMTLTNMVIEAGGKNGVINPDQVTYDYVKARTDHEFNPVHSDEDAEYHSVYEYRADKMLPMVAKPHSPDNKATVEEVKGTELTRAYIGSCTGGKFSDFVAAAELLKGEQVKLDTFIVPASTEVAERLRTEKMNGQTYMEIFEAAGAEIGEASCAACLGGPSDTFGRLNGPEVCISTTNRNFPGRMGSKESQVYLASPYTVAASALTGKITDPREHF
- the ilvC gene encoding ketol-acid reductoisomerase; protein product: MKTYYENDADLGLLDGKTVAVLGYGSQGHAHALNLHESGVDVVVGLRKESSSWPKAEEAGLQVATTAEAAKQGDIIMVLIPDQTQVEAYEADIRPNLEDGNALAFAHGFNIHFNQISPPDNVDVFMVAPKGPGHLVRRVYTQGGGVPCLVAVHQDASGSAKDVALAYTKGIGGTKAGAIETTFEEETETDLFGEQAVLCGGVSELVKAGFETLTNAGYQPEIAYFECLHELKLIVDLFYEGGIGGMYYSVSDTAEYGGMTRGPKVITDETKEHMQQILENVQNGKFARDWILENKAGRPVLEASRREHENLQIEQVGKKLRDLMQWINKDEG
- a CDS encoding 3-isopropylmalate dehydratase; translated protein: MSQDKIKGKAFVLGKNIDTDQIIPAKHLVYSLEDPEERKFYGRYALSGVPDAESGLPQGNIPFTDPEKFESDFQIVVAGPNFGCGSSREHAPESLMIAGAKAVVAPTYARIFYRNSVDGGFIVPFESVRDLSEEVETYDELEIDRDKNEMKNLTQGTSYGLKPLGSVAEIVEAGGIFEYARQTGMVER